A region from the Bacillus sp. Marseille-P3661 genome encodes:
- a CDS encoding VOC family protein, with product MFKSGSVTIVVDDLKKEEQFYVETLGLKVQFQVEGHLVQIAAPGLTIGLVRPREGQESHPAKSGNVHIGLEVQEIEQAIELLKSRSVEFQPIMEEEATRIAYFSDPEGNPLYLIELKSRP from the coding sequence ATGTTTAAAAGTGGTAGTGTGACAATTGTAGTAGATGACTTAAAAAAGGAAGAACAATTTTACGTGGAAACTCTGGGATTAAAGGTTCAATTTCAAGTAGAAGGGCATTTGGTTCAGATTGCAGCACCGGGGCTGACTATTGGGCTGGTACGTCCTCGTGAAGGACAAGAATCTCATCCGGCAAAATCAGGAAACGTTCATATTGGATTGGAAGTACAAGAAATAGAGCAAGCAATCGAATTGCTCAAATCCCGTAGTGTTGAATTCCAGCCTATCATGGAAGAAGAAGCTACCAGAATCGCATACTTTAGTGATCCTGAAGGTAATCCCCTTTACTTAATTGAGCTAAAGTCCCGACCATAG
- a CDS encoding cold-shock protein: MQQGTVKWFNAEKGFGFIEIEGGEDVFVHFSAIQGEGFKSLDEGQKVTFDTEQGQRGLQATNVNKA; the protein is encoded by the coding sequence ATGCAACAAGGTACAGTAAAATGGTTTAACGCAGAAAAAGGTTTCGGATTTATTGAAATTGAAGGTGGAGAAGATGTATTCGTACATTTCTCAGCTATCCAAGGCGAAGGATTTAAATCATTAGACGAAGGCCAAAAAGTTACTTTTGACACTGAACAAGGTCAACGTGGACTTCAAGCTACAAACGTAAATAAAGCATAA
- a CDS encoding DUF3951 domain-containing protein, which produces MAYVSTLLIIAVIGYICYRMFKRKSIPSNRYTPFDEITMSNKNDVNQDAPIQDTKHHIQYEERTDNDKTV; this is translated from the coding sequence ATGGCTTATGTTTCTACCTTACTCATAATTGCTGTAATCGGATATATTTGTTACAGAATGTTTAAAAGAAAATCAATACCTTCTAATAGATATACACCATTCGATGAAATAACAATGAGTAATAAAAATGATGTAAATCAAGATGCACCAATACAGGATACAAAACATCACATCCAATACGAAGAGAGAACAGATAACGATAAGACCGTTTAA